A stretch of the Streptomyces venezuelae genome encodes the following:
- a CDS encoding spermidine synthase, translated as MAKSRRKGGREAGRETGREASEAVSGQVDGGLAELAPDRERAHAWTLLIDGAPQSHVDLDEPTHLDFAYQRRIGHLIDLAAPARQPLNVLHLGGGAFTLARYTAATRPRSGQQIVEIDAGLVAFVRAHLPLDPQARVRVRAVDARAGLAKVPEGWADLVIADVFSGARTPAHLTSAEFLDDVRRALSPTGWYVANLADGPPLAHLRGQIATAASRFGQLAMAADPVVWRGKRFGNAVLVAADRELPLAEFTRRVASDPHPGRVEHGRALADFAGGATPVADASATPSPAPPPSVFR; from the coding sequence GTGGCGAAGAGCAGGCGAAAAGGCGGACGAGAAGCCGGACGGGAAACCGGACGCGAGGCTTCCGAGGCGGTCAGCGGGCAGGTGGACGGCGGTCTCGCCGAGCTGGCCCCGGACCGCGAGCGGGCCCATGCCTGGACCCTGCTGATCGACGGCGCCCCGCAGTCCCATGTGGACCTGGACGAGCCGACCCATCTCGACTTCGCCTACCAGCGGCGGATCGGCCACCTCATCGACCTGGCCGCCCCGGCCCGGCAGCCCCTCAACGTGCTCCACCTGGGCGGCGGTGCCTTCACCCTCGCCCGGTACACCGCCGCCACCCGCCCGCGCTCCGGCCAGCAGATCGTGGAGATCGACGCGGGCCTGGTGGCCTTCGTACGGGCGCACCTGCCGCTGGACCCGCAGGCCAGGGTCCGGGTGCGGGCGGTGGATGCCCGGGCCGGCCTGGCCAAGGTGCCGGAGGGCTGGGCGGACCTGGTGATCGCGGACGTGTTCAGCGGGGCCCGCACCCCGGCGCACCTGACCAGCGCCGAGTTCCTGGACGACGTACGGCGGGCCCTGTCGCCCACCGGCTGGTACGTGGCCAACCTCGCCGACGGGCCGCCGCTCGCCCACCTGCGCGGGCAGATAGCCACCGCGGCGTCCCGGTTCGGGCAGCTGGCGATGGCCGCGGATCCGGTGGTCTGGCGGGGGAAACGATTCGGCAATGCGGTGCTGGTGGCCGCTGACCGGGAGCTCCCGCTGGCCGAGTTCACCCGCCGGGTGGCGAGCGACCCCCACCCGGGCCGGGTCGAGCACGGCCGGGCCCTCGCGGACTTCGCCGGCGGCGCCACCCCGGTGGCCGACGCCTCGGCCACCCCGTCCCCGGCACCCCCGCCGTCCGTGTTCCGCTGA
- a CDS encoding tetratricopeptide repeat protein, with protein MTASPIALTPNTSFRWLRGRHSPAEFAALVRRAARDIGETVSCDARYIGRVESGEIRCPNYAYERVFLHMFPGRTLADLGFSPREAVRGRDRRDSRNPSRLPAPTPVSIPTPSEESDVLRRAFMAGGSATVAAATLNLSLLGDHRRVPGRAGESEAAAVEAAVRQIRLLDDRHGADTLYRRAAEPLRTAYALLDAGATRQSTEDRLHAGAGELALSVGWLAHDSGRFQDARSHYAEALATSRVSGDAALEAHAFSNTAFLARDCGRPREAVRAAQAGLRAARTLGSARLLSLLCLREAGGWAGLADRRSCEEALSRAHTHFSRGPAAADPEWMSFFGEAELESLESRCWAALGEYGRAARHARRAADLQDPHFTRNLALYTAELAEDLARAGAPDEAAWAGQRVLDHLAEVRSTRISSMLSATARTLIPHQRSPRVSAFLARHAEA; from the coding sequence ATGACGGCGTCCCCCATCGCGCTCACGCCCAACACCAGCTTCCGGTGGCTGCGCGGCCGGCACTCCCCCGCCGAGTTCGCGGCTCTGGTGCGCCGGGCGGCCCGGGACATCGGAGAAACGGTTTCCTGCGACGCGCGCTACATCGGCCGGGTCGAATCGGGCGAGATCCGCTGCCCCAACTACGCCTACGAGCGGGTGTTCCTGCACATGTTCCCCGGCCGCACCCTGGCCGACCTCGGCTTCTCCCCGCGCGAAGCGGTCCGCGGCCGGGACCGCCGGGACAGCCGGAACCCCAGCCGCCTGCCCGCCCCCACCCCCGTCTCCATCCCCACCCCCTCCGAGGAGAGCGACGTGCTGCGTCGCGCGTTCATGGCCGGCGGCTCGGCCACGGTGGCCGCCGCCACCCTCAACCTCAGCCTGCTCGGCGACCACCGCAGGGTGCCCGGCCGGGCCGGCGAGTCCGAGGCCGCCGCCGTCGAGGCAGCCGTACGCCAGATCCGGCTGCTGGACGACCGGCACGGCGCGGACACCCTCTACCGGCGGGCCGCCGAACCGCTGCGCACGGCCTATGCCCTGCTGGACGCCGGGGCGACCCGCCAGTCCACCGAGGACCGGCTGCACGCGGGCGCGGGCGAACTGGCCCTCTCGGTGGGCTGGCTGGCGCACGACTCGGGCCGGTTCCAGGACGCCCGCTCGCACTACGCCGAAGCCCTGGCCACCTCCCGGGTCTCGGGCGATGCGGCCCTCGAAGCGCACGCCTTCAGCAACACCGCCTTCCTGGCCCGGGACTGCGGGCGCCCCCGGGAGGCGGTCCGGGCCGCCCAGGCGGGCCTGCGGGCGGCCCGCACCCTGGGGTCGGCACGGCTGCTGTCCCTGCTCTGCCTCCGGGAGGCGGGCGGCTGGGCGGGCCTGGCGGACCGGCGGTCCTGCGAGGAGGCCCTGAGCCGGGCGCACACCCACTTCTCCCGCGGCCCCGCCGCGGCCGACCCCGAGTGGATGTCCTTCTTCGGGGAGGCCGAGCTGGAGTCCCTGGAGTCCCGCTGCTGGGCCGCGCTCGGCGAATACGGCCGGGCCGCCCGGCACGCCCGCCGCGCGGCCGACCTCCAGGACCCGCACTTCACCCGGAACCTGGCGCTCTACACCGCCGAACTGGCCGAGGACCTGGCCCGGGCGGGCGCCCCCGACGAGGCCGCCTGGGCCGGCCAGCGGGTCCTGGACCACCTCGCCGAGGTCCGCTCCACCCGGATCAGCTCCATGCTGTCGGCCACCGCCCGCACCCTGATCCCCCACCAGCGCTCCCCCCGCGTCAGCGCCTTCCTGGCCCGCCACGCGGAGGCCTGA
- a CDS encoding histidine phosphatase family protein — MAPRILLVRHGQTAWSLSGKHTGRTDIPLLEEGKRGAKLLGERLAREPWSGLPGLEVRTSPLVRASETCDLAGFGVQAEPWDALMEWDYGDYEGMTPAEIHAVRPGWLLWRDGAQGGESIAQAAARADEVVAWARSAERDVLVFAHGHILRTLAARWLGLDASFGARIRLDPTSLSILGWAYGAPALERWNDTGHLD, encoded by the coding sequence ATGGCCCCGCGCATCCTGCTGGTCCGTCACGGACAGACGGCCTGGTCGCTGTCCGGCAAGCACACGGGCCGGACGGACATCCCGCTGCTCGAAGAGGGGAAGCGCGGCGCCAAACTGCTCGGCGAGCGCCTGGCCCGGGAGCCGTGGTCGGGCCTGCCCGGCCTGGAGGTCCGCACCAGCCCGCTGGTCCGCGCCAGCGAGACCTGCGACCTGGCCGGGTTCGGCGTACAGGCCGAACCGTGGGACGCGCTGATGGAGTGGGACTACGGCGACTACGAGGGCATGACCCCGGCCGAGATCCACGCCGTCCGCCCCGGCTGGCTGCTCTGGCGCGACGGGGCCCAGGGCGGCGAGTCGATCGCCCAGGCCGCCGCCCGCGCCGACGAGGTGGTCGCCTGGGCCCGCTCGGCCGAACGCGACGTCCTGGTCTTCGCCCACGGCCACATCCTGCGGACCCTGGCCGCCCGCTGGCTCGGCCTGGACGCCTCCTTCGGCGCCCGCATCCGCCTGGACCCGACCTCCCTGTCGATCCTGGGCTGGGCGTACGGAGCCCCGGCCCTGGAACGCTGGAATGACACCGGTCACCTGGACTGA
- a CDS encoding phosphatase PAP2 family protein, whose translation MTERHRPTRWWAELLLLGLLYGAYSGGRLLARGDVQLAIDHGLAILHYEHVLGMDFERPLNRLFTAQTWIGVPADFVYASLHYLVTPAVLIWLWFRRPAHYRAARTWLALSTLLGLVGFTLMPTCPPRLLDAAHGFTDTMAQYSTYGWWGAEASAPRGMGSFTNQYAAMPSLHVGWALWCGVMLWMHGRKPLAKAAGVLYPLVTTVVVMGTANHYFLDAVAGAAVMGAGFLLARRVSGRVGFRRRTPIVSGGWDTSAGELLPAQRPSADDDSPAAAR comes from the coding sequence ATGACTGAACGGCACCGGCCCACCCGTTGGTGGGCCGAACTGCTGCTGCTGGGCCTCCTCTACGGCGCGTACTCCGGCGGCAGACTCCTCGCGCGCGGCGACGTACAGCTCGCCATCGACCACGGCCTCGCCATCCTGCACTACGAGCACGTGCTCGGCATGGACTTCGAACGGCCCCTCAACCGGCTGTTCACCGCGCAGACCTGGATCGGCGTCCCCGCGGACTTCGTCTACGCCTCGCTGCACTACCTGGTCACCCCCGCCGTCCTGATCTGGCTCTGGTTCCGCCGGCCGGCCCACTACCGGGCCGCGCGCACCTGGCTGGCCCTGTCCACCCTGCTGGGTCTGGTCGGCTTCACCCTGATGCCGACCTGCCCGCCGCGGCTGCTCGACGCCGCGCACGGGTTCACCGACACGATGGCGCAGTACAGCACGTACGGCTGGTGGGGCGCGGAGGCCAGCGCACCGCGCGGGATGGGCTCGTTCACCAACCAGTACGCCGCCATGCCGAGCCTGCACGTGGGCTGGGCGCTGTGGTGCGGGGTGATGCTCTGGATGCACGGCAGGAAGCCCCTCGCCAAGGCGGCCGGAGTCCTGTATCCGCTGGTCACGACGGTGGTCGTGATGGGCACCGCCAATCACTACTTCCTGGACGCGGTGGCCGGGGCCGCCGTGATGGGGGCCGGGTTCCTGCTGGCCCGCAGGGTCTCGGGGAGGGTCGGTTTCCGCCGCAGGACCCCGATTGTCAGTGGCGGATGGGACACTTCCGCGGGTGAGCTCCTACCCGCCCAGCGGCCCTCCGCAGACGACGACTCTCCGGCAGCGGCTCGCTGA